The bacterium DNA segment TGCTGGGCTTTTCGCATTTTCGTTGCCGCAACCGCCTCCATAGCACGGGTGATTTTCCCCGTGTTTGCCACTGACTTCATTCTTCTTTTAAGATCGCGAATGGATGGCATAACGATACTGTATCGGGATATCTATATAAAAAACTATGCCAACTTCTTCACTTCCTCTATTGCGGCCAGGAGCTCTTTCTCATTCTCTTCGGAGAGTTCTTTTGTCGTCCGGATCGCATCCAAAGTCTTTTGCTTGTGATTATGCAGAAACTCAATAAATTTTTCAGAAACCCTTCCGATTTTCTCAACCGGAATATCGTCAAGCAGACCCGACACGGCCACATAGAGCATCGAGACCTCTTCTTCAAGAGGCATGGGCGCCAGATCAACCTGTTTTAGAATTTCTGTCAGGCGTTTTCCGCGCTCAATTTGTTTTTGCGTCGCCTCTTCCAGTTCCGCGCCGAATTGCGCAAAAGCCGCAAGCTCCCTGAATTGCGCAAGTTCAAGACGTAATTGGCCGGCAACCTTTTTCATGGCTTTGGTTTGTGCAGCCGATCCCACGCGCGATACGGAAAGCCCCACATTTATCGCAGGCCGTATGCCTTGATAAAAAAGATCGCTTTCAAGATATATTTGCCCATCTGTGATGGAAATGACGTTGGTAGGAATGTAACTTGATATGTCCCCCGCCTGGGTTTCGATGATGGGCAGTGCCGTAAGCGATCCTCCCCCATATTTTTTTGCCATCTTTGCTGCGCGTTCCAAAAGCCGTGAGTGCAGATAAAAAACATCCCCTGGGTACGCTTCACGGCCCGGCGGACGGCGCAGAAGAAGCGAAATTTGTCGATACGCCCAGGCATGCTTTGTCAGATCGTCGTAAATGATCAGCGCATCGCGTCCCTTGTCCATGAAGTACTCCCCCATCGCGCATCCGGCATACGGCGCTATGTACCAAAGCGGTGCAGAATCTGACGCCGAAGCGGAAACTACGATGGTGTATTCCATAGCGCCGCGACGTGAAAGCTCCGCGACCATGCGCGCAACTTTAGATTCCTTCTGGCCAATGGCCACGTAAATACAAATTGGGCGGGTTTCCGGAGGTTCATTAAGCTGATTCAGTATTGCATCGATCACAATTGCGGTTTTCCCCGTCTGCCGGTCTCCTAAAATAAGCTCGCGCTGTCCTCTCCCGATGGGAATCATGCCATCGATGGCTTTAATACCCGTATGAAGGGGGGTTTTTACCGATTCGCGCCTGATGACCGACGGAGCTATTTTTTCGACCGGATAGTAGTCGCTTGTTTGTATAGGCCCCCTATCGTCGATCGGCTCGCCCAAAGCATTCACCACCCGACCCAGCATTGCCTCCCCCACGGGAACCTGGAGGATCTTACCCGTACTTTTTACCACATCGCCATCTTTTATCTGCGCATAATCGCCCAACACAACAGCGCCAACTGCATCTTCCTCCAAATTTAACACCAATCCAAAAACTGTCTGTGTTTTGTGCACGTTTGTGTTTTGTGCGGTTTCAAACTCAAGCATCTCACCCGCCATCGCTTCTGATAGCCCGTCAATGCGGGCTACGCCGTCTCCGATCGAGATGACATGCCCAATGTTCTCTGCTTTCATCTCGGCGCGGAATCCTTCAATTTCTTTTTTCAGTTTTTCTATAAGTATCGACATAAAAAGTATTATTTACCTACATGCGATTTTAGCTTTTGTAACTTTCCGCGCACGCTTCCGTCCACCCGCCAATCATCCCACATAAGCACCATGCCTCCAAGAACCTCCGGCACGGTTTTTTCTTTCACTATATATTCAGTACCAAATAATTTTTGTATCTGTATCAGAGTTTTTTGAGGAAGCTTCTTGGCAACAAGTGCTTCTGCGCCCTTTCCCTGCATAAGCTCCTCAACTATTTTCAGGATGGACGGTAAAAGTTTCAACGCCCTATGCTTTCTTAATATGCCAAAAAACGTCTTGATGCGTATTGAAAATTCTTCCTTTTGGGCGTCACGGAGGCTTTCGGAGAGCGCCCTGGCATAATGTTTTGCCGAGTATTTCATGGGTACAAATTACTTTTTTTGTGCAGCTACAATCGCCTCTTCCACAAATTCATCGTAGACTTTTTCGGGCAGGCGCTCACGAAGCACTTTCTCGGTAACCATAAAAACAAGTTCTTTGACCTCTCCGGCAACCTCATCCATTGCACGGGCCTGCTCCTCGCGGATCCGTTGACGGGCTTCTTTCACGAGTTTCTCGACTTTTTGCTCCGCAGCACGCAAAAATTCCTGCTCTTTTTCTTTCGCGAGGAGGCGCGTTTCCCGCAGTATCATATCGGCCTGGCTTTTTGCCCCATCGATCTCTGCGATTTTTCGCGCCTCAATGTCCGCCAACTCTCTGGCAATGCGCTCGCCCGACAAGACACTCTCTTCTATATCTTTTTTGCGTTTTGCAAGCAGTTCTATGACGGGTTTATAGAGAAACTTCTTAAGCAAGAAGAGTAAAATCAAAAAATTCACTGCCTGGGCCAAAAGCAGTTTCCAATCGATGCCAAGTTTGTGGATAAGTTCTTCCATATCCGCCTAAATCTGGAAAATTTTTAGAGCTAATTAGATCGTGTCATCCTTGGCGTTTGATCCGCTGTAGCCGGATCATAACGAAAAATCCTTTCAGACTTAAATGGGTACATTGACAAGTTCGTCCCAGAAGGTGTACTCTAAAAAAAGGTTTTGTATCTTAAAAAATATGGGAGGCGCCCTGTGAGCCACTATCAAATATCGATAGTCATCATGGTGGCGATCTCCTTTGGAGTTATTGCTGCCTATCGTAGGTTGGAATTGTTGCAGAACGTAAGGTGGCAGAAATGGTTTTTGTGGTTCTCGATAGGATCTCTGTTTGATTGGGCAACGACCACGCTCTGCTATCTCATGCTGGGAGACGCGCACGACGAAGGCAATCCCCTTGCACGATATCTTTTTGAGCAATACGGCTTTGGGATAGGACTTTTGATCCACGGGAGCATCGTTACCGCCCTCATGCTCGCGGTCGGAATCACGCTCGGAAAACGTCATGCCTATGCCCGGCTTGCTCTTCTCGTCGGAATGATTTTTCGTTTCTACGCTACAGTCGCAAATGTCTATCTCCTCTTCTCTTAGAAGCCGAATAATCGTATTCGGCTTTTTTCAATTTTGCCCGCGAGAGACATGAGACATCGCCCGAGCGGCTACAAAATTGAACCCCCTCACTCATCCTTTCGATACTTTTCCGATGCACACATTCCATGAGGCGTAGCCGTTACCGCGACTCTTGTATGATAGTCCGATAACGTCTCGGCGGGATGAGTGAGGGGGTAAAGAGCGTGTTCCTGAAATCCATGCGCGCAGGGCACTTAGGATTTCAGACACGCTTATACGAACTTGATAATAAGCGCCACAACCAGGGCGTAGATCGCAATGGCTTCCGCAAACGCGATCGCCAAGATCATTGCCGTCTGGATCTTCGGCGCCGCTTCGGGATTGCGGCCTATCGCTTCCATAGCTTTTCCGGCAAGCCAGCCAATGGCAAGCGCCGGCATAAAAGCTCCTGCAGCGATAGAAGCCGCGGCTGCAAAAGACTTCAGGACATCAGGAGATAATTCTGGCATAAGAAGAAATTCAAAATGCAAATCTCAAAATGCAAAATTTTGGAATATCGTGAAGGTTTTTCCTGCGAGAAAAACTTTCACTCCTTAATTTTGATTTTTGAACTTTGATTTTTGAGTTAATGCTAATGGTGTTCTTCTGTTGCTATTTTTAAGAATACGAGCGTGAGCATGGAAAAAACCAGCGCCTGCATAAATCCAACAAAGATTTCTAGTCCCAAAAATGGCAATGGGGCGATATACGGAACAAGGAACGCAATTACAGTGAGCAGTACCTCTCCCGCGAAGATATTGCCGAACAATCGGAATGAGAACGAGACCATTTTGGCGACCTCCCCGACCAATTCAAGAATCCCCACAAAAAGCAAGATGGGATTTTTAAAGTTTAGGTACTTTCCGGCATGCTTAAAAAAACCGATTGTGGCGACGCCCACAACGTGCACTATGATAACAGAAGATGCCGCAAGCGCCAAGGTCATATTGATATCGGAATTTACTGAACGGAAAAGCGGCACGAAGACATCGCCGTGTTCCCCTGCTTCATGAAAACCCAGAGAACCGACGCCCGGCAGAATTCCCATCCAATTCGAGAGCAATACAAAGAAAAAAATGGTTCCGACAATGGGAAAAAAGCGCTCGGCATCTCTTCGCGATCCCACGGCCTCCTCGATGAATGACACCGCCCCGTCAATGACCGCTTCTGCGGCATTCTGCATAACCCCTTGGGGTACCGGCTTAAGGCCTTGCCTTACCACAAATGCAAATACAATCAATACAGTAATCGCGAGCCACGACATTAAAAGCGTATTGGTGACGGGCAAGACGCCGAACAGGGTAAAAATTTTTTCTGCGGAGAGGGAAATGTGCATGATAGAAAATGTAAAATGTAAATCTCAAAATTTGAAATGACAGTTCAAAATCTTAAAATGATCCATTTGGTCATTTTACATTGTCATTTTGCACTTTGATTTTTGCATTTTGCATTGCGAACGATGAAAACACTTTTTTAAGCCGGAAAATTAGTATTACTAAAGTTATATGCATTGCCACCAATATCGCGCCCAGGAAGATCCACGGCATTGTGCCGAAATGTTTATCCAAAAGTCGCCCGGTAATACCAAAAACCAGAAGCGGCAGGAGAATCGCAAATGTTAAATGAAATATGTTCTTTTTCGTAAGTAGGGAGGTCATGGGCGGAAAACCGCCTCCATGTTACGCGAAACGCGCGAGGATGTCAATACGGCATTTTTCCACATTGCAAGATTGTTGACAATTTAAAAAAACCGCGCATAGTCAAGAAGCATGGACCTTTACAAAGGAGATACTCTGGCATGAAATATCCAATGAGAGGCATCGTCAAGATCATCGGTACCGCAATGCCCCTGTATGTGCTCTTCGCTCTGCCGCTTTTGGCGCAGAACCAGCCGCTTACACGTGATTCCTATAAAAACGCTGCAAACGTCGCTCTCCCCTCCGTAGTGAACATCAGCGTCAGATTTTCAACACCATTTTCCCCTACGGACCAGGGCGCAGGACCGAGCGAGAGTACTGGGAGCGGAATTGTTATGGATACGGATGGGTATATTGTCACTAATAAACACGTGATAAACGGCCCCATTCGGGACATTCAGATCAGTCTTTGGAACGGCGAGAAATTTTCGGCAACGCTCCAAGGTGTGGCATCCGATACCGATATTGCGATCATTAAAACAACGGCCCCTGCAGAAAAATTAAAACCCGCATCATTCCGAGATCTGGCAACGGTAAACGTCGGAGAAATCGTCGTTGCCATTGGCTCACCTCTTGGTCTGCAAAACTCGGTGACACACGGCATTATAAGCGCGATCCGCGTCATGACCCAGGCCGGACAGCGGGAGGTGCCCTCGCATCCCGTCATCCAAACGGATGCGGCCATTAACCCCGGAAATTCCGGAGGACCTCTCTTGGACCTTGATGGTCAGGTGATCGGTATAAATACCTTCATTCTTTCGAATACCCAAACGTCGATCGGCCTTGGTTTCTCAATTCCCGGCAACGTCGCCAAGACCATATACGAACAAATAAAAAGCGGCTCAGTAGCTCTGGGATGGATCGGCATTACTACCCAGAATCTCTCCAGCGACGTCGCGCGCGCATTCGACCTGCCGCCCGATACTCGCGGCGTTGTCATAACAAGCATCGTTCCCGCAAGCCCCGCAGTACAAGGCGGGCTGAAGCAGGGAGACTGCGTTGAATCAGTCGACGGAAAACCGCAAACAGAGTCATTAGCTTTTGAGTGGCTGGTACGAAACAGTGTTCCCGGTACACGACTTTCGCTCGCCGTGCGCCGCGGCAAGGCGCCTCCGAAATTATTCTCCATTACGGTCGCCAAACGGCCATCCCCATAAGAAAAACCCTTAGAAAATTTCTAAGGGCTTTTTAATAGTACTGAGATAAACAGGAGTCCAAGGGTCCCCCATAGGACATACTTGGTAAGATCCTGATATCGCGTCACATACTTGGTACCTATCGGGACGCGCTCTTCTGTCACGATATTGTGTAACATTCCGGCAAGCTCCGAACCGGTACGGGAGTGGCGATAGGTGCCGCCAAGCTCCGAAGCAAGCATCGCCAGACTCACTGTATCGGGCTTCGTGAAGATGATCTGCCCTACTTCTTCTCCCTCCGTCTGCACATAGAGTTCGCCGGGACAGCCATTCTTTTCACGCGTTTTCGGTATGGGGTAAGAGACTGCGGGATCTCCGATGCCGATAATATATACGGACACTTTTCCGAGTTCGCTTAGCGCCGTTAAAGCCTCGACTCTACGTTCGGCAAGAATGTTCGGCGGACCGTCGGGCTCACCATCCGTCATAATAACGAGAAGGCGCTTATGAGGCGACTCTTTTTTGAAAATCTTGGTCGCTTCCAGCGCTGCATCCCAATGATTTGTTCCGCCAAGAAGATCGGGAATAAGTTCTTCGTCGATCGTGCCGGAGACGCGCCGGAAAAACACATAGTCGCGCGTTAGCACAGGGACCATCCGGTATCCGAACCTGGAGAATACAACAAGCCCCAGGCGGTCGACTCCCCGCTCCTCAATCATCCGCAAGAACTCTTTTTCTTCCTGACGCGCAACTGTAAAGCGCGATGGGCCGCAACGGTCGTCGCTCGCCTGCGCCAACATCGAGAGCGAGAGATCTCGAGCGATAACAATATCAAGCGGCTCGTACTCCGTTTGCGGTTCCGTCAGTTTGGCGTGGGGCCCGAGAAGCAATACTCCGATACCCAGGCCGACAAGTGA contains these protein-coding regions:
- a CDS encoding F0F1 ATP synthase subunit delta; this translates as MKYSAKHYARALSESLRDAQKEEFSIRIKTFFGILRKHRALKLLPSILKIVEELMQGKGAEALVAKKLPQKTLIQIQKLFGTEYIVKEKTVPEVLGGMVLMWDDWRVDGSVRGKLQKLKSHVGK
- the atpB gene encoding F0F1 ATP synthase subunit A; translation: MHISLSAEKIFTLFGVLPVTNTLLMSWLAITVLIVFAFVVRQGLKPVPQGVMQNAAEAVIDGAVSFIEEAVGSRRDAERFFPIVGTIFFFVLLSNWMGILPGVGSLGFHEAGEHGDVFVPLFRSVNSDINMTLALAASSVIIVHVVGVATIGFFKHAGKYLNFKNPILLFVGILELVGEVAKMVSFSFRLFGNIFAGEVLLTVIAFLVPYIAPLPFLGLEIFVGFMQALVFSMLTLVFLKIATEEHH
- a CDS encoding F0F1 ATP synthase subunit gamma encodes the protein MPSIRDLKRRMKSVANTGKITRAMEAVAATKMRKAQ
- a CDS encoding trypsin-like peptidase domain-containing protein — protein: MKYPMRGIVKIIGTAMPLYVLFALPLLAQNQPLTRDSYKNAANVALPSVVNISVRFSTPFSPTDQGAGPSESTGSGIVMDTDGYIVTNKHVINGPIRDIQISLWNGEKFSATLQGVASDTDIAIIKTTAPAEKLKPASFRDLATVNVGEIVVAIGSPLGLQNSVTHGIISAIRVMTQAGQREVPSHPVIQTDAAINPGNSGGPLLDLDGQVIGINTFILSNTQTSIGLGFSIPGNVAKTIYEQIKSGSVALGWIGITTQNLSSDVARAFDLPPDTRGVVITSIVPASPAVQGGLKQGDCVESVDGKPQTESLAFEWLVRNSVPGTRLSLAVRRGKAPPKLFSITVAKRPSP
- the atpE gene encoding ATP synthase F0 subunit C, with protein sequence MPELSPDVLKSFAAAASIAAGAFMPALAIGWLAGKAMEAIGRNPEAAPKIQTAMILAIAFAEAIAIYALVVALIIKFV
- the atpF gene encoding F0F1 ATP synthase subunit B, which codes for MEELIHKLGIDWKLLLAQAVNFLILLFLLKKFLYKPVIELLAKRKKDIEESVLSGERIARELADIEARKIAEIDGAKSQADMILRETRLLAKEKEQEFLRAAEQKVEKLVKEARQRIREEQARAMDEVAGEVKELVFMVTEKVLRERLPEKVYDEFVEEAIVAAQKK
- a CDS encoding VWA domain-containing protein, whose translation is MDSIAFTHGAYLPYVLAAAASILVICLLAVRRRNKILAMRGSYAGRVFRTWRLFLYACAISLVGLGIGVLLLGPHAKLTEPQTEYEPLDIVIARDLSLSMLAQASDDRCGPSRFTVARQEEKEFLRMIEERGVDRLGLVVFSRFGYRMVPVLTRDYVFFRRVSGTIDEELIPDLLGGTNHWDAALEATKIFKKESPHKRLLVIMTDGEPDGPPNILAERRVEALTALSELGKVSVYIIGIGDPAVSYPIPKTREKNGCPGELYVQTEGEEVGQIIFTKPDTVSLAMLASELGGTYRHSRTGSELAGMLHNIVTEERVPIGTKYVTRYQDLTKYVLWGTLGLLFISVLLKSP
- the atpA gene encoding F0F1 ATP synthase subunit alpha, which translates into the protein MSILIEKLKKEIEGFRAEMKAENIGHVISIGDGVARIDGLSEAMAGEMLEFETAQNTNVHKTQTVFGLVLNLEEDAVGAVVLGDYAQIKDGDVVKSTGKILQVPVGEAMLGRVVNALGEPIDDRGPIQTSDYYPVEKIAPSVIRRESVKTPLHTGIKAIDGMIPIGRGQRELILGDRQTGKTAIVIDAILNQLNEPPETRPICIYVAIGQKESKVARMVAELSRRGAMEYTIVVSASASDSAPLWYIAPYAGCAMGEYFMDKGRDALIIYDDLTKHAWAYRQISLLLRRPPGREAYPGDVFYLHSRLLERAAKMAKKYGGGSLTALPIIETQAGDISSYIPTNVISITDGQIYLESDLFYQGIRPAINVGLSVSRVGSAAQTKAMKKVAGQLRLELAQFRELAAFAQFGAELEEATQKQIERGKRLTEILKQVDLAPMPLEEEVSMLYVAVSGLLDDIPVEKIGRVSEKFIEFLHNHKQKTLDAIRTTKELSEENEKELLAAIEEVKKLA